Part of the Zingiber officinale cultivar Zhangliang chromosome 8A, Zo_v1.1, whole genome shotgun sequence genome, CAACTTAACGAAATACCTGGCAATGAACAACGAGCATAATTACAACTGCTTCTGTTGCAGCCTCTTGAGCATCCAATTGATTATGTCTGCTCCAATTTCATCACGCTCTGGCTCAAACAGAAGGTCATGTAAGAAGCCCTCATAGAGCTTTATATTCTTGTGTTTAGATGAAGCAAGGTTGTACAAATCCTGCGATGCCAATGGATCGGTGACCCGGTCAGCAGTCCCATGCAGCACCAAAAAAGGCAGGGTGATGTACTTGAGATTTTGCATCAGATAAGAGGTTATGCGTAGGATCTCATGGCCGGTCcgaactctgatcggtccagtgTAAACTAGAGGATCTGAGTACTTGGCCAACATAGCTGCTGGGTCTCTTGATACTGGGATTCCCTTTTTGTTAGCCCCCTTGAATTGGAATTTCGGTAGTACAATAGAGATGAAGGGTGCCACAGTCTACAGCACGTTAGAAAACAACTCACATGAGAGATGAGCTATTGGGATAAGGGCACGAAAGAATACTATCAAAAGTTTCTAGTTATGAAGTTTCTAAGCGTCAAATATGGCTTTGACACGAGTCTTTGGGTTTTTTAGTAGCACAGCTACAGAAACTCGAGCATCATTCATTGAGATATGGTAACACTACTTAGCTACTTAAGCAAATGAAATCTTACACCATATATACCTATCAATGGACTCAAAGATAGACAGTAATATCTTGCAGCTTACCAAAATAGACTATAAGAAGGAGCAATTACCCTAACTATTGGATGAGCAGGCTTTACACGAATAGCTGGAGATGTCAATATGATCCCCTCCACCAAAGTCTCGATATGAGGAAAAGTAGCGGCCTGTCATGCAACCCATGTTATTAGAGAGACAAATAAaggaaaaactaaactgaaggGGCCTTCAGGAAGAAACTGCATGAAGGCGCCCAAGAAAAGCTGGAAGATCCGGTTGATTTAATAACAACTATTTACTTGCAAACGGCTGCCATTAAATCAACTCTGAATTGTGCTAAAGGAGATTGACATTAGTAAGTTGGGATGTAGGCTATTTTTCCACAAATGACTTTACCTTCAGAACCACTGCTCCACCAGTGGAGTGACCAAAAAGGAAGCAGGGTGTATCAGGATTCTGAGATTTGATCTTTTCTAGGAATTTTCCCTAGAATATGCAAAAAGGAAATTCTAATAAGCATGATCCAGAATATGACTGATTCATAAACatgaaaaataataatctctAACAAAAAAAAGTTAACATACTGTGTCTTCAACAACATGATCTAGTGAAGGTACATATCCATGCAATCCATCACTCCCACCATGGCCTGTTGAAGATTCTAAAAGAGTTATGAGAGAATCATGCAGATCATAGGAATGCAAAAAACTTGATACCATTTGATTTTCCTGAATTTCTTGTAGTAAACTATACATTTTTATTGCAACCTAAGGTTTTTTGAACAGTAGGCTCTATTGAGGTAGTAGTGAAAACATTAAATAGAGACTATTATTCTAGATTTAGGatacaaacaaacacaatttttttaaaaaagaaaaaaaaaactagaaagaaAAACCGATGCACCTATCCAATCCATTGCATATACTCCAAAGTTGCATGCCATTAGCTGCTTAGCAAAGTGAGCATATCTTCCACTGGAAAAATGACAGTTCTGTTATTCAACGATATTCTCAATATAGTGACAAAAAGAAAAATCCCAATGACTATCAACAAGTCATTGGGAACAAAGAAAGGATAGTGTGGTAGTAAGATATAGTTGGAATATGCTAGCAGTATAAACACATCAAGTCGGAGCCATACCTATGTTCATTAAGCCCATGTATTATCAACATTATACCCCTGAAATTGTAAGAAGAAACAAATCCTAATTAGACATCATGATAATTGACCATGCAACAGCTTGAATAAAAATGTCACGAGCCATTCCAATGTACAAATTGCTAGATTCTTATAggatttgtttttttaaaaaaaaaatacttgtaaTCAACCAATCAAGATGCAAGATGCAATTTCATCCATCAAATCTAATCACAATAGGAATTTTTGTTAATAATGCCTACAGGGGAAAAGAACCATACATCTATTACTACCAAAATTAAGTGATTTTCGCATTAGAGAAGCAGCATATTTGATTCTTTAAGCTAGCCTTAACTTCTGACCTGGTTGAGTCCTGATAATTTTGGTCAGTCTAACTAACTCAAAATTGTGTGTGCGCGCATGTAGGAGGGAAGAAATCTTATCTTATTAATTTGACCTAACAGGATGAAATCCAACAAGAAAGGTCTGAAAgataaaagagagaaaaaaaaagtagCCTTTATCTGAATTTTTGGGGAGAACTAGCCTGCCTTAAGCATTACAGTGAAGAACAACTAATtggatcatggcatacaaaagaaGATTGGATTCATCCAAGTGCTACAGGAAATAGTCAAAAGAAGCAAAATATAACACAAGCCGTGGTAGAAAATTGTTTCTGGATTTGTGACCGTagtaaaacttaactaaaatacCATTTCCAGCCAAATGAACAAACAACTGGAAACAATGAATTTAATCAAGACTTCATTTGaaaactaagatttttttttatttatagcaTCATAAGGATTAACTGATCTTAGACAAAACGATTAAAATAATCCTAAATTTTATTCACATGAGATAACAATATATCTATAAGTTATAAGATTTAACTCCCCAAATTTTGTTACGTAAAGGTTAAAAAGTTGAAAGTTAGTTCAAAAATCTATTAGGAAGAAGACCAGAAGTTTCATGAATTTGACAATTATAAAACAAACAATATGGTCAAACTATACATTCAAGGAAGATAAAGACCAACATTTTTCTGTACATCCTGCAATCTAAATCTATTGAAATTCCCTCGAGCAAAGTGAATCATCAAGCATAGCGCAAGAGGCGATATTGCATTTTGAAAATCACAAACATGGATTATCGACGTAGACAATCCAAAGCCGCGAAATCCATCAGAACCCTAATTTTCGCCCACAGAATCGGATCGAAACCCTCACCTCAAATCTCCCGACATCGGCATCCACGATCGGCAGAAGAGCGCCCTTCTCCTCGTTCCCTCGAACACGGACGTCTCCCCGCGCCACATCATCTCCTCCGACGGGGAAACCATCTCCACCCCCTCGGCGATCTCCCGCCGCCGCCGCACGTCCTCCTCCTCCGCGGCCATCGACCACCGGCCCTTGACCGTCTTCCGCCGAGGAGAACTCGCCGCCGCCGTGCGAGATGAGATGGGATTACGTCGGAGAATAAGGAGGAGGAACCACGTGGCGAGAGAATGCAACAAAAGGACCACGCGTAGGAGCGATGCCAGCGATGGCACGGACCTCCTCATGTTCCTGAAGACGGGGATAATACGGCCGCTGGCGCCGGAAGTCAGCTCCTCCACCCGCGCGGCCCTCTCCATGGCTCCTCTTCGCCCTCTCCTCTtcgccttctcctcttccttcttcgccTCCGGGTTGGCTttgcctctctctctctcctttttCGATTTGGTTGGGCGGCTTCGAGAAGGGTCGGCGTATATAGACTCTCTTCCCCGCGATTCGCCTATCCtttttttcatttcatttcacttcatttcatttcatttcatggACTATTCGGGCTTTTGACGGTTGCGTTAAAAACTCACTCGTTACGTTTCGCGGTACATGGGAGAAGGCTTGTACACGTCGAAACTATCAAATTAATAAAGGGGAATAAAAGCATATATCCCATTGTGCTTCTTTCCTTAGCCAAAACTTGCACGAATCTATTAGATGATGTCATTGCATTCAATTGTTAATCTGTTTCGTAGTTTTGCTCCGCGTAATTGTAGATGAGTGTCGCCGAGCCTTCCAAAGACCCACATGGAAACACATAACTGAAATTAATAGATAACTATTTTGGTTAAATTTTGGAgtataaaaatatgtttaaatatataatagaatttagaaaggaaaaaaaaaagtttggttGGTGCGAGTGAGTGCATTTATTCAATTCTTAAATGTGGAGTTGGATTTCGGAGCTAATATACTATTATTATTCCATGACGCGTTCTTGTTGGTGTGGCCACGAGTTTAGTCCACTGGTCGGTGCGACTGACTTCATTTGGCGGTGATGCATCTATGATTCTATGAACCGATCCAATTAAGTTGCAAGTCGCGATCAGGAGGATTATGATTTATGGACGTTGAACTTTGAACCCATAATTAATAGGAAGAAAATGACCGTAAAGGAAAGGTAGTAGTCAGCGTCTCCCTCTCTCTTTTCATCGCAGCGAACAGCATGCCGTTGTGGCTCAATTTATTGGCAAAGGGGTGGGACAATATTAAATGATGGGAATAAATTATTGCCGTCACATATTTCATGTGATTTCCAAGCAGATTTGCCATCAGATTTGTTCGCGAATCATTGTAACAAAAGATAACGTTTGTCCCTCGATAATTGATCCTAAATTTATACCCTCTAGTTTAACATCCCATTAAGAATAGGATCGTTATGAATATAATCAAAGTCTCgtaaaatacattaaaaaagttataaattttaaaaatggaAGATATCTCCAAACGAGGGTTTTAAGATAGAGTCCAAGAATAAATTTATATGAACTTAGGTCTAAAGTGTATAATATCGTATTATTGTAAAGATATGTTAATTCTTTTAATCCTAATAAATAATATCAGAGTGGTTCAGATCGAGCCAGGTAGATGGAATAGCGACCTTGAATGAAAGAGATGGGGGTTCCTAGAGGAGTGAACTTTAAGCGAAAAGTCTAAGCAAGTCAAGAGTAACTGAATGCTTGATAAATTCTTGACAAAAATCCTAGAGAAGTGAACCCTAAGGGATGAAAAACTTAAGGGCCTACTTGGTTAGAGGGAGTTGACCACAGGAAAGGGTATGAGAATCAATTGATGTGTTTGGTGAGTGAGATTATTTACTGAACAGTAAATTATATAAACTAGTCTATGAGTTTTCTTCAATCCGTGATAAAATTGGGAGGGATGAAAAAAATTACTGTTCATTCCTCTCGATTTAGCATGTCTTCTTTTTTACTTTCCCTCCCTTTCTTTTTTCAACCCTATAATATCTTCTTCTCCCATCCAAATCAACTATACCCTCATTTCTGATATCTCAAGCTTCCAAATCCTCTGCACCCTCAAGCTTCTTGTCTCAAAAATCCTCCCACCAACATACACtacttttcctctcttttctttttctgcCCTAAATATCTTCTTCTCCAATCCAAATCAATCGTACCCTCGTTCTTGATATCTCAAGCTAGCCTTCAAATCCTCTGCACTTGCATATGTCCTGTTTATGCTTATGAATTCATAAGTAAGAAATTGTTCTAAGATTGTTGAGAGTACAATATGATGTGTTATTAACTATAACTTTGTGTTTTTGTTGATTACTCCATGGAGTTGTCTTATTTTTTTGTAAGAATTTGATTATGATGATGGTTTTTTAGCCTAAAACTATGATATATATCTATAAAGGGATTATGTTTATTCTGGTTTTAtgtggaaaaggaaaaaaaagtaaGAAAAAAATAGGACAAACATGATTTCCTGCCATATATAAGAAGATGTATCCTGAGGAATTTGTTTGTAATATATAATGCTCATTGTTTGTTTCTTGTTTTAAAAATGGTAACCAATTTGTTTGTTACTAGTGATGCTTGCACTACCTTCCAATCCTTAAATTATAATTACTTGTCAGATTTTTTTATGTAGATCAAATGGCTCACCTTCCTATTATCGAACAACGACGAAAACTTCAACAAATAACAAACAATATGTTGGTCTTGTTATTTGCTCTATATTATGTGCTCATTTGTTCATACCTTTGAGATAATATTCGTCATAtcaaaacaaaagaagaaaaagagtcGAACGAATGAGATTGATGAGTAGATTGACAATGAATTGTGATTCTGCTTGCATTAGTCATCTTCTCATGGATAGGACAACTTTTAGGATACTATGTGATATGAAGTAGACATTGGAGGACTAATGTAATATCCTAAACCAATtgctttaattaaaaatatttatttatttagttcagAATTAATTAGaatgaagttttaatttaagtgactaactttaattatgtttaatcaaataagttatagtatatctaaacttaaataaattgcaTGTCTTAAATattcataaatttataaaaattaatgactaggtaatataaattataaatttgtaTAACTTAGATATGTATAAAATAAATACATGAATCTTTCAAATGATAAAAGGAAATATACATATAGTTATTTGATACCAAATATAAGGTACCTAATCTAGAAGGCTCGGCTAAGGTAAATTGGAAATAAATATATGACATGGCTAATTTAGATACGGGTAGGAATTAAAATATATGATAATGAATTATTTGATTCTCGGATAAAATAGAATTGGAAATAAATTTATACATGGCTTAGTGTGTGTAAAGGATTTAGCAAGTTTAAAATTTATATGATGTGTGAACATAAATTTTATTGCATATAAATTTTAtgcaaaaaatttaattaagaaatatacacatgtgtgtgtatatatacatatataattctAAGATAAATATGTAGATCCAAATGTCATATTTATCTTGTAaaattaaattgggaaatgataagACAtctaaagtatatatatataataataagacATCtaaagtgtatatatatatatatatatatatatatatatatatatatatatatagcaaatttacttaaagtataAATTAAAAATACGCATTCATTAGTTGGTGCCACCAAAATATATGTGCACCCTTAGAGAACCTCTAccacctcccccccccccccccccccccccccccccccccccccccccccccccccccccccccccccccccccccccccccccccccccccccccccccaacctcACCACCAGCGGTCCTAATCTTCACCACCACTATTCCAAGTTGTaaggggagaagaagaagaaaaaagaagccTAGTAGCAAGAAGGAGTTGAAGGCATGTTCTTCTCATACTTATGTTGTATTAGTTCCTTAAATTCATGCATGGGTATTTTCTCTTATAGTTCGGTTTGAGAGTTTTAGGAGGTTAAGAAATCATTATGTTTGGAGAACCCTACAAAGGGTTAGTGTTGGATTTATGAGTTTCCATGTCATGAAATCCTCGTTATTGTGATACTTTTGGAGGGTATGTGAGGTCAGTTCTTAGGAATTGGAGTACCATAAGATAAAGAATTGAACCCAAGTATAGGATTTCTTTGTGTCATGTGTGGTTTGTGTTGGATCAAGAAATTcgcaggggggggggggggggttaattaatagcgatttaaaaaaatattgtatcGAGAGTAAGCAGTGGAAGAGAAAcagaacaacgctaacacaatccgatttacttggttcggagactttgtcgactcctactccaaggttcgcactcgtcgagtactttcgttggacaatcactaacaGTTCGTAAAAATATTACAAGTGTAAGTACATGAACTTTTAAAAtgaataccgacaacagaataaaagaaaaataacttcttagcagcacgttgtcggagaagctttgcAGCATCGCAAGAACACAACACGACAGATCAGCAAGCGTTGGATGGCGTTGTAGTGGTTGTTGTCTGAAACTCTAAAGAatgcctccttatataggaagctccgggcgcctagactatGACGTAGCCCGACCAACTAGAGCGCTCCACGTTGCGACGTCGTTTCGGGATAGATTTTGCATTTCGGGCGTCTGGACCTCTATCTTCCAGctacctgcaagaaaacgttagtctgaggtaaaatacaaattatactaccctgcaaaataaattgttagcacagttatataaggaatgagtagtaattagattacgTCTcattgagaccggaatctagtcaagatctcaacttagagtttcgaaatgattctaagttggatcggcgtctaagttcccttcccgggaacgcgtcctcacaatcactcccctccagtgacttaccttaacttacctgccagacgtccggtcgccCCTTCGATCCATCTGGACTcgtgccagacgttcggtcagcccttcgactcgtctggacttcgtgtcagctatccgcccggcccatcgacctagatgagtttcgtgccagacattcggtcaccccgtcgacctagctggacttcgtgctagctatctggtcggcccgttgacctagctgggcttctcctgcacacttggtcaaagtgttagatcacaacaaaactaacttaacctactttgtcatttatcaaaacctgagttagatcgttagtgctaacagtaccaacaatctctccctttttgatacaatgacaatctagttaagttagtgaaaaaaatatgcaataaATAAGCATTTACAAGCAATGATGTTAAGttaatcttgttttatttttggtaatttttcattgctaactaacttaaaccaccttaccctccccctttgacattcatcaaaaaagaacATAGGATAGATAAAATTAAGTGGTTAAGGAAAATAATGCAATAGAGAATTCGAACTAAAatcagattgacttgggggattttaaagtaaaaaaatttaaaaatttttcttttaagttttcaaaataacttagttttgaaaaatagctaatttaggttgaaaatcaacttaacttGCAAAATAAGCTTGCAAATGGAAGATAAAATTAAAGAACAATTTTTTGAAAGAGttcatttttataaattttcaaaaataaatttatataaaattcatCTTTGGATTATAAAAGGTAAGTTTACAAACTCTGATTTTCAAAGTCAACAAAATCCaattttcaacttttaaaactgagtttgtaaaatctaattttcaaaaatttagtttATAAAAGTTAATACTTTTCAAAAGTggattgatcctgttcgaacgccgaatcaacggacgctgggcacggggcgctctccgagtcgTCGACGTAGATCTCAGGCCGGTCGGacgacgctccggcgaacctgcacagaagtcggtccgggaaggggttcccggcggcgaccctccgacgctcaagtcaggcaagcaagaaACAAAGCAGCGACTCCAAAAATCGTAGAACGCatccctccggcgaagtctgcggctctttatatagagcggtgaaagagcttctacacgcccaccgaggcgcgtacgtgtccgcaaccaatacctcggtatgtgtttgtcagaaagcttacctgaggccatactgcaacagtcccatcgcgccttcgatgggacaacaggacaccccgttgtcagactaggagtatggcttagccatacgacttgacggctgtcagcagatgttcctgtccctatttacccaccgccggccaggacgttcatccggccggctagacgaagagcaCCGTCCGGAAGGCTTTAATTCCCTGCGCAGTCCGGGCGGCACTCTCCTCACGTCCGGACTGCCGTTTGCAGCGATATGCTGGGGAGAActtcggtagggtgctatgtaagaACTGTTAGCAGTacatcaccttctcttaggccttccgctcgactctttgctactgttccattgagcgtcaGAACCCTGATgcctgtcagggcgtctttttattatcgga contains:
- the LOC122009604 gene encoding monoacylglycerol lipase-like, with translation MERAARVEELTSGASGRIIPVFRNMRRSVPSLASLLRVVLLLHSLATWFLLLILRRNPISSRTAAASSPRRKTVKGRWSMAAEEEDVRRRREIAEGVEMVSPSEEMMWRGETSVFEGTRRRALFCRSWMPMSGDLRGIMLIIHGLNEHSGRYAHFAKQLMACNFGVYAMDWIGHGGSDGLHGYVPSLDHVVEDTGKFLEKIKSQNPDTPCFLFGHSTGGAVVLKAATFPHIETLVEGIILTSPAIRVKPAHPIVRTVAPFISIVLPKFQFKGANKKGIPVSRDPAAMLAKYSDPLVYTGPIRVRTGHEILRITSYLMQNLKYITLPFLVLHGTADRVTDPLASQDLYNLASSKHKNIKLYEGFLHDLLFEPERDEIGADIINWMLKRLQQKQL